From one Halothece sp. PCC 7418 genomic stretch:
- a CDS encoding ABC transporter ATP-binding protein — MNRLETQNLTLSYHQTPIIHDLNFGVPAEKITILVGPNGCGKSTLLRGLARLLKPKGGVVYLDGADIFQRSTKAVAKRLGILPQSAIAPEGLTVRDLVAQGRYPHQNWLQQWSKEDETMVTWALELSGMTELAERPLDHLSGGQRQRAWVAMALAQNTEILLLDEPTTFLDLAHQLEILDLLAELNITQSRTIVMVLHDLNQAARYADHLVVVQEGQIYTQGTPEQVITEGMVKTVFGVASRIVPDPVVGTPLCIPLSNPKTLCDR, encoded by the coding sequence ATGAACCGACTGGAAACGCAAAACTTGACCTTAAGCTACCACCAAACCCCGATTATTCATGATCTCAACTTCGGGGTTCCCGCAGAAAAAATAACGATTTTAGTCGGTCCCAATGGCTGTGGAAAATCAACGCTCTTGCGAGGACTGGCGCGATTACTGAAACCGAAAGGGGGGGTGGTTTATCTCGATGGTGCAGATATTTTTCAACGTTCCACGAAAGCAGTAGCCAAGCGGTTAGGAATTTTACCTCAAAGCGCGATCGCGCCAGAAGGGTTAACCGTGAGAGATTTAGTTGCCCAAGGACGATATCCTCACCAAAACTGGCTACAGCAGTGGTCCAAAGAAGATGAGACAATGGTCACTTGGGCTTTAGAATTATCTGGAATGACGGAACTTGCGGAACGTCCCTTAGATCATCTTTCTGGAGGGCAACGACAACGGGCTTGGGTTGCCATGGCTTTGGCGCAAAATACAGAAATTCTGCTGTTAGATGAACCGACAACTTTTCTGGATTTAGCCCACCAATTGGAGATTTTAGATTTATTAGCAGAACTGAATATCACTCAGAGTCGGACGATTGTGATGGTCCTTCATGATCTCAATCAAGCTGCCCGTTATGCCGATCATTTGGTGGTTGTTCAAGAGGGTCAGATTTACACTCAGGGAACACCCGAACAAGTAATCACTGAAGGAATGGTCAAAACGGTATTTGGTGTGGCTTCACGAATTGTACCTGATCCCGTGGTGGGAACGCCTTTATGTATTCCTTTGTCTAATCCAAAAACGCTGTGTGATCGATAA
- a CDS encoding DUF4351 domain-containing protein: MSFDNLCKLLSEKYPANFASWVLNTPQTDVEVLKTELSIEPIRADSVTFLQLQGRILHLEFQTQWRSNPPLPLRMLDYWVRLHRLYRLPITQVVVLLLPPPETEVIETRFTLENTDHQYQVIRLWEENPELFLHDPALLPLAPLTATNEPQTLLQQVVEQVNELEAEKRAEISAYAQIVAGLKYEKDLVKRLFREGMMRESVIYQDIIREGEEKEGRSLILRLLTRRVGELPQLWRDRVNRLSLEQLENLGEALLDFQGIGDLETWWDTSEEN; the protein is encoded by the coding sequence ATGTCCTTCGATAATCTCTGTAAACTCCTATCAGAAAAATATCCCGCCAATTTCGCCAGTTGGGTACTCAATACACCACAAACGGATGTGGAAGTTCTCAAAACCGAACTCAGCATTGAACCCATCCGTGCTGATTCCGTGACTTTCTTACAACTACAGGGACGAATTCTCCATTTAGAGTTTCAAACCCAATGGCGATCAAATCCACCGCTTCCTCTACGAATGTTAGATTATTGGGTGCGTCTCCATCGTTTATACCGCTTACCGATTACCCAAGTGGTGGTTTTGTTACTCCCCCCTCCTGAGACTGAGGTGATTGAAACCCGTTTTACTTTAGAAAACACTGACCATCAATATCAAGTGATTCGGTTATGGGAAGAAAATCCAGAGTTATTTCTCCATGATCCCGCATTGTTACCTTTAGCCCCATTAACGGCGACTAATGAACCACAAACCCTATTGCAACAAGTAGTGGAACAAGTGAATGAACTGGAAGCAGAGAAGAGGGCGGAAATTTCAGCTTACGCGCAAATTGTCGCTGGGCTAAAATATGAGAAAGATTTGGTGAAACGATTATTCAGGGAGGGGATGATGCGAGAGTCAGTAATTTATCAAGATATTATCAGAGAAGGAGAGGAAAAAGAAGGACGATCGCTGATCCTCCGTCTTTTAACCCGACGGGTGGGAGAGTTACCGCAACTGTGGCGCGATCGCGTGAATCGTCTTTCTCTAGAACAATTAGAAAACCTCGGAGAAGCGTTACTTGATTTTCAGGGAATTGGAGATTTAGAAACTTGGTGGGATACATCCGAGGAAAACTAA
- a CDS encoding iron ABC transporter permease, producing MKSPWLVIRLQKIPLSFRIHRRVPIILLILAVATLLVMIISVSYGEYPVPPLATVKTILGQSENSDYGFIIRTLRLPRTLVAFGVGVGLAIAGTITQGITRNPLAAPDIIGVNAGASLAAVTLLVLLPTVSIALLPVVAFLGGLMVAVLIYLLAWQGGSSPIRLILVGIGLNLIASALTNLMITFGNINTVSQALVWLTGSVYGRSWEQLLTFLPWLVIFGLLALGMARNLNVLSLGDETARGLGNAIEWQRGILLLTSVALASASVATAGSIGFVGLMAPHLSRQLVGGTYAGQLPTAGMIGGLLVVIADLLGRMLLAPTELPCGLITAAVGAPFFIYLLIRKR from the coding sequence ATGAAATCTCCTTGGTTGGTCATCCGTCTGCAAAAAATTCCTCTGTCTTTTCGCATTCATCGGCGTGTGCCAATCATTTTGCTCATCTTGGCAGTTGCCACCTTACTGGTCATGATCATCAGTGTGAGTTATGGGGAATATCCAGTTCCTCCCCTCGCAACAGTAAAAACGATTCTAGGGCAAAGTGAGAACAGCGATTATGGATTTATTATCCGCACCTTGCGCTTACCCCGTACCCTCGTTGCGTTTGGTGTCGGAGTCGGACTCGCGATCGCGGGAACTATTACCCAAGGGATTACTCGTAACCCTCTGGCTGCACCCGATATCATTGGCGTTAATGCAGGGGCTTCTCTCGCTGCTGTCACATTATTAGTCTTATTGCCAACAGTTTCCATTGCCCTTTTACCCGTTGTTGCCTTTCTCGGCGGGTTAATGGTTGCTGTCCTGATTTATCTTCTGGCTTGGCAAGGGGGTAGTTCTCCGATCCGATTAATTCTTGTGGGCATCGGACTCAATCTGATTGCCTCTGCACTCACCAATCTCATGATTACGTTTGGTAATATCAACACCGTTTCTCAAGCCTTGGTTTGGTTAACAGGCAGCGTTTATGGACGCAGTTGGGAACAACTCTTGACCTTTTTACCTTGGTTGGTCATCTTTGGTTTGCTTGCTTTAGGGATGGCGAGAAATTTGAATGTGCTTAGTCTTGGGGATGAAACCGCGCGAGGATTAGGTAATGCTATTGAATGGCAGCGGGGAATCTTACTCCTCACCAGTGTTGCCCTTGCCAGTGCATCAGTTGCTACAGCGGGGTCAATTGGTTTTGTGGGCTTAATGGCACCGCACTTGTCTCGTCAGTTAGTCGGAGGAACTTATGCTGGACAACTGCCCACAGCAGGAATGATCGGTGGACTGCTCGTTGTCATTGCTGATTTATTGGGACGGATGCTTTTAGCGCCAACCGAACTGCCTTGTGGTCTGATTACTGCTGCTGTGGGAGCACCTTTTTTTATTTATCTACTCATTCGCAAACGGTAA
- the apcA gene encoding allophycocyanin subunit alpha, whose amino-acid sequence MSIVTKSIVNADAEARYLSPGELDRIKAFVEGGEQRLRIAQTLTGARERIVKQAGDQLFQKRPDVVSPGGNAYGEEMTATCLRDMDYYLRLVTYGVVAGDVTPIEEIGLVGVREMYNSLGTPINAVAESVRCMKDVACSMMSAEDAAEAGSYFDYVIGAMQ is encoded by the coding sequence ATGAGTATCGTCACGAAATCCATCGTGAACGCTGATGCTGAAGCCCGTTACCTCAGCCCTGGCGAATTAGACCGTATTAAAGCCTTCGTTGAAGGTGGTGAACAACGTCTTCGTATCGCTCAAACCCTCACTGGCGCACGTGAGCGTATCGTGAAACAAGCAGGGGACCAACTCTTCCAAAAACGCCCTGATGTTGTTTCTCCTGGCGGAAACGCTTATGGCGAAGAAATGACTGCAACTTGCTTACGTGACATGGACTACTATCTCCGTCTCGTCACCTACGGCGTTGTTGCTGGCGATGTTACTCCCATCGAAGAAATCGGTTTAGTCGGCGTTCGTGAAATGTATAATTCTCTCGGTACTCCCATCAACGCAGTTGCTGAGAGTGTACGCTGCATGAAAGATGTTGCTTGCTCCATGATGTCTGCTGAAGATGCAGCAGAAGCTGGATCTTACTTCGACTACGTGATCGGCGCGATGCAGTAA
- a CDS encoding DUF4351 domain-containing protein: protein MSFDDLCKLLSEKYPANFASWVLNTPQTDVEVLKTELSIEPIRADSVTFLQLQGRILHLEFQTQWRSNPPIPLRMLDYWVRLYRLYRLPITQVVVLLLPPPETEVIETRFTLENTEHQYQVIRLWEENPELFLHDPALLPLAPLTATNEPQTLLQQVVEQVNELEAEKRTEISAYAQIVAGLKYEKDLVKRLFREGMMRESVIYQDIIQEGREEGRQEGERSLILRQLTRRVGELPQQWRDRVNSLSLEQLENLGEALLDFQGIGDLETWWDTSNDYSTRG from the coding sequence ATGTCCTTCGATGATCTGTGTAAACTCTTATCCGAAAAATATCCCGCCAATTTCGCCAGTTGGGTACTCAATACACCACAAACGGATGTGGAAGTTCTCAAAACCGAACTCAGCATTGAACCCATCCGTGCTGATTCCGTGACTTTCTTACAACTACAGGGACGAATTCTCCATTTAGAGTTTCAAACCCAATGGCGATCGAATCCACCAATTCCTCTACGAATGTTGGATTATTGGGTGCGTCTCTATCGTTTGTATCGCTTACCGATTACCCAAGTGGTGGTTTTATTACTCCCCCCTCCTGAGACTGAGGTGATTGAAACCCGTTTTACCCTCGAAAACACTGAGCATCAATATCAAGTGATTCGGTTATGGGAAGAAAATCCAGAGTTATTTCTCCATGATCCCGCATTGTTACCTTTAGCCCCATTAACGGCGACTAATGAACCACAAACCCTATTGCAACAAGTAGTGGAACAAGTGAATGAACTGGAAGCAGAGAAGAGGACAGAAATTTCAGCTTACGCGCAAATTGTCGCTGGGTTAAAATATGAGAAAGATTTAGTGAAACGATTATTCAGGGAGGGGATGATGCGAGAGTCAGTAATTTATCAAGATATTATCCAAGAAGGAAGAGAAGAAGGAAGACAAGAAGGAGAACGATCGCTGATCCTCCGTCAACTAACGCGACGGGTGGGCGAGTTACCACAACAGTGGCGCGATCGCGTTAACAGTCTTTCTCTGGAACAACTAGAAAACCTCGGAGAAGCGTTACTTGATTTTCAGGGAATTGGAGATTTAGAAACTTGGTGGGATACATCCAACGACTATTCAACGAGGGGATGA
- a CDS encoding DUF4351 domain-containing protein, whose translation MSYDNLCKLLSEKYPANFASWVLNTPQTDVEVLKTELSIEPIRADSVTFLQLQGRILHLEFQTQWRSNPPIPLRMLDYWVRLHRLYRLPITQVVVLLLPPPETEVIETRFTLENTEHQYQVIRLWEENPELFLHDPALLPLAPLTATNEPQTLLQQVVEQVNELEEEKRTEISAYAQIVAGLKYEKDLVKRLFREGMMRESVIYQDIIQEGRQEGRQEGERSLILRLLTRRVGELPQQWRDRVNRLSLEQLENLGEALLDFQGIGDLETWWDTSEEN comes from the coding sequence ATGTCCTACGATAATCTGTGTAAACTCTTATCCGAAAAATATCCCGCCAATTTCGCCAGTTGGGTACTCAATACACCACAAACGGATGTGGAAGTGCTCAAAACCGAACTCAGCATTGAACCCATCCGTGCTGATTCCGTGACTTTCTTACAACTACAGGGACGAATTCTCCATTTAGAGTTTCAAACCCAATGGCGATCGAATCCACCAATTCCTCTACGAATGTTAGATTATTGGGTGCGTCTCCATCGTTTATACCGCTTACCGATTACCCAAGTGGTGGTTTTGTTACTCCCCCCTCCTGAGACTGAGGTGATTGAAACCCGTTTTACCCTCGAAAATACTGAGCATCAATATCAAGTGATTCGGTTGTGGGAAGAAAATCCAGAGTTATTTCTCCATGATCCCGCATTGTTACCCTTAGCCCCATTAACGGCGACTAATGAACCACAAACCCTATTGCAACAAGTAGTGGAACAAGTGAATGAACTGGAAGAAGAGAAGAGGACAGAAATTTCAGCTTACGCGCAAATTGTCGCTGGGTTAAAATATGAGAAAGATTTGGTGAAACGATTATTCAGGGAGGGGATGATGCGAGAGTCAGTCATTTATCAAGATATTATCCAAGAAGGAAGACAAGAAGGAAGACAAGAAGGAGAACGATCGCTGATCCTCCGCCTTTTAACCCGACGAGTGGGCGAGTTACCACAACAGTGGCGCGATCGCGTGAATCGTCTTTCTCTAGAACAATTAGAAAACCTCGGAGAAGCGTTACTTGATTTTCAGGGAATTGGAGATTTAGAAACTTGGTGGGATACATCCGAGGAAAACTAA
- the apcB gene encoding allophycocyanin subunit beta: MQDAITSVINSADVQGKYLDDAAMEKLKGYFQTGQLRVRAANVISANAANIVKEAVAKSLLYSDITRPGGNMYTTRRYAACIRDLDYYLRYSTYAMLAGDPSILDERVLNGLKETYNSLGVPINATVQAIQAMKEVTAGLVGPDAGKEMGVYFDYICSGLS, encoded by the coding sequence ATGCAAGACGCAATTACCTCCGTTATTAACTCTGCTGACGTACAAGGAAAATACCTTGATGATGCAGCAATGGAAAAGCTCAAAGGCTATTTCCAAACTGGTCAACTCCGTGTTCGTGCTGCTAATGTCATCAGCGCCAACGCAGCAAACATTGTTAAGGAAGCAGTAGCAAAGTCCTTACTGTATTCTGACATTACTCGTCCTGGCGGTAATATGTACACTACTCGTCGTTATGCTGCTTGCATCCGCGACTTAGACTACTATCTCCGCTACTCCACCTATGCAATGCTTGCTGGTGATCCTTCTATCCTCGATGAGCGTGTTCTCAATGGCTTAAAAGAAACCTATAATTCTTTAGGTGTTCCCATTAACGCGACAGTTCAAGCAATCCAAGCAATGAAAGAAGTAACGGCGGGTCTCGTCGGTCCTGATGCAGGTAAAGAAATGGGCGTTTACTTCGACTACATCTGCTCTGGCTTAAGCTAA
- a CDS encoding phycobilisome linker polypeptide codes for MRMFKVTACVPSQTRIRTQRELQNTYFTKLVPYDNWFTEQQRIMKMGGKIVKVQLATGKPGTNTGLS; via the coding sequence ATGAGAATGTTTAAAGTGACCGCTTGTGTCCCGAGTCAAACTCGAATTCGTACTCAAAGAGAATTACAAAATACTTACTTTACCAAACTTGTTCCCTACGACAACTGGTTTACTGAACAACAGCGCATTATGAAAATGGGCGGAAAAATTGTTAAAGTTCAACTTGCTACTGGTAAGCCTGGTACTAATACAGGTTTAAGCTAA
- a CDS encoding Rpn family recombination-promoting nuclease/putative transposase: MSFDNLCKLLSEKYPANFASWVLNTPQTDVEVLKTELSIEPIRADSVTFLQLQGRILHLEFQTQWRSNPPIPLRMLDYWVRLYRLYRLPITQVVVLLLPPPETEVIETRFTLENTEHQYQVIRLWEENPELFLHDPALLPLAPLTATNEPQTPIATSSGTSE, encoded by the coding sequence ATGTCCTTCGATAATCTCTGTAAACTCCTATCAGAAAAATATCCCGCCAATTTCGCCAGTTGGGTACTCAATACACCACAAACGGATGTGGAAGTTCTCAAAACCGAACTCAGCATTGAACCCATCCGTGCTGATTCCGTGACTTTCTTACAACTACAGGGACGAATTCTCCATTTAGAGTTTCAAACCCAATGGCGATCGAATCCACCAATTCCTCTACGAATGTTGGATTATTGGGTGCGTCTCTATCGTTTGTATCGCTTACCGATTACCCAAGTGGTGGTTTTATTACTCCCCCCTCCTGAGACTGAGGTGATTGAAACCCGTTTTACCCTCGAAAATACTGAGCATCAATATCAAGTGATTCGGTTGTGGGAAGAAAATCCAGAGTTATTTCTCCATGATCCCGCATTGTTACCCTTAGCCCCATTAACGGCGACTAATGAACCACAAACCCCTATTGCAACAAGTAGTGGAACAAGTGAATGA
- a CDS encoding DUF4351 domain-containing protein, translated as MNHKPLLQQVVEQVNELEEEKRTEISAYAQIVAGLKYEKDLVKRLFREGMMRESVIYQDIIQEGRQEGRQEGERSLILRLLTRRVGELPQQWRDRVNSLSLEQLENLGEALLDFQGIGDLETWWNTSEEN; from the coding sequence ATGAACCACAAACCCCTATTGCAACAAGTAGTGGAACAAGTGAATGAACTGGAAGAAGAGAAGAGGACAGAAATTTCAGCTTACGCGCAAATTGTCGCTGGGTTAAAATATGAGAAAGATTTGGTGAAACGATTATTCAGGGAGGGGATGATGCGAGAGTCAGTCATTTATCAAGATATTATCCAAGAAGGAAGACAAGAAGGAAGACAAGAAGGAGAACGATCGCTGATCCTCCGCCTTTTAACCCGACGAGTGGGCGAGTTACCACAACAGTGGCGCGATCGCGTTAACAGTCTTTCTCTGGAACAACTAGAAAACCTCGGAGAAGCGTTACTGGATTTTCAGGGAATTGGAGATTTAGAAACCTGGTGGAATACATCCGAGGAAAACTAA
- a CDS encoding DUF4351 domain-containing protein produces the protein MSFDNLCKLLSEKYPANFASWVLNTPQTDVEVLKTELSIEPIRADSVTFLQLQGRILHLEFQTQWRSNPPLPLRMLDYWVRLYRLYRLPITQVVVLLLPPPETEVIETRFTLENTEHQYQVIRLWEENPELFLHDPALLPLAPLTATNEPQTLLQQVVEQVNELEAEKRTEISAYAQIVAGLKYEKDLVKRLFREGIMRESVIYQDILREGEEKGEQRERSLILRQLTRRVGELPQQWRDRVNSLSLEQLENLGEALLDFQGIGDLETWWDTSEEN, from the coding sequence ATGTCCTTCGATAATCTGTGTAAACTCTTATCCGAAAAATATCCCGCCAATTTCGCCAGTTGGGTACTCAATACACCACAAACGGATGTGGAAGTTCTCAAAACCGAACTCAGCATTGAACCCATCCGTGCTGATTCCGTGACTTTCTTACAACTACAGGGACGAATTCTCCATTTAGAGTTTCAAACCCAATGGCGATCAAATCCACCGCTTCCTCTACGAATGTTAGATTATTGGGTGCGTCTCTATCGTTTGTATCGCTTACCGATTACCCAAGTGGTGGTTTTATTACTCCCCCCTCCTGAGACTGAGGTGATTGAAACCCGTTTTACCCTCGAAAACACTGAGCATCAATATCAAGTGATTCGGTTATGGGAAGAAAATCCAGAGTTATTTCTCCATGATCCCGCATTGTTACCTTTAGCCCCATTAACGGCGACTAATGAACCACAAACCCTATTGCAACAAGTAGTGGAACAAGTGAATGAACTGGAAGCAGAGAAGAGGACAGAAATTTCAGCTTACGCGCAAATTGTCGCTGGGCTAAAATATGAGAAAGATTTGGTGAAACGATTATTCAGGGAGGGGATCATGCGAGAGTCAGTAATCTATCAGGACATTCTCAGAGAAGGAGAAGAAAAAGGAGAACAGAGAGAACGATCGCTGATCCTGCGTCAACTAACGCGACGGGTGGGCGAGTTACCGCAACAGTGGCGCGATCGCGTTAACAGTCTTTCTCTAGAACAATTAGAAAATCTGGGAGAAGCCTTACTTGATTTTCAGGGAATTGGAGATTTAGAAACTTGGTGGGATACATCCGAGGAAAACTAA
- a CDS encoding DUF4351 domain-containing protein, with the protein MMRESVIYQDILREGEEKGERSLILRQLTRRVGELPQQWRDRVNSLSLEQLENLGEALLDFQGIGDLETWWDTSEEN; encoded by the coding sequence ATGATGCGAGAGTCAGTAATCTATCAGGACATTCTCAGAGAAGGAGAAGAAAAAGGAGAACGATCGCTGATCCTCCGTCAACTAACGCGACGGGTGGGCGAGTTACCGCAACAGTGGCGCGATCGCGTTAACAGTCTTTCTCTGGAACAATTAGAAAACCTGGGAGAAGCGTTACTGGATTTTCAGGGAATTGGAGATTTAGAAACCTGGTGGGATACATCCGAGGAAAACTGA
- the hcp gene encoding hydroxylamine reductase, translating into MFCEQCEQTASGDGCHQFGACGKSPEVNAIQDLLIHCLQGLATVTLEAKAKGIETYRTDVFTCEALFATMTNVNFNPSRFENYITRAIAHRETLKTQVEAINPSINWSSITNFEPDFQESLVEQGAEVALKFISQVGKDAVDIFSLKLTVLYGIKGVASYTFHAHELGQDDEEVYRFTHQALAALSDTTLNLEQWVNLALEVGKQNLRAMELLDTGHTQTYGHPVPTTVPLNPKLGKAILVSGHDIRQLPEILKKTAGTGITVYTHGELLPAHGYPKLKETYPHLYGHYGTAWQNQTKDFAKFPGAIIVTTNCLMPPHDHYTDKLFSLGPVGYPHLNHLQEGEDGFPDFSPVIEKALSLPGFTETGVPKTVKVGFGHNAVLSVADTVINAVKEGKIRHFFLVGGCDGAKPGRTYYTEFVEKVPEDCVVLTLACGKFRFFDQNLGEISGLPRLMDVGQCNDAYSAIQIALALADAFEMDVNDLPLSMILSWYEQKAVAVLLTLLHLGIQNIRLGPTLPAFISPNVLKLLSDNYGLQAIKTPEEDLAACLSH; encoded by the coding sequence ATGTTTTGCGAACAGTGTGAACAAACAGCCAGTGGCGACGGATGTCATCAATTTGGAGCTTGTGGGAAAAGCCCAGAAGTGAACGCGATCCAAGATTTATTAATTCATTGTCTGCAAGGGTTAGCAACCGTCACCCTTGAGGCAAAAGCAAAAGGAATTGAGACTTACCGCACCGACGTTTTTACCTGTGAAGCCTTGTTTGCCACCATGACCAACGTCAATTTTAATCCGAGCCGATTTGAGAATTATATCACCCGCGCGATCGCGCACCGTGAAACCCTGAAAACTCAAGTTGAAGCAATCAACCCTTCTATCAACTGGTCTTCGATTACTAACTTTGAACCCGATTTTCAAGAAAGCCTCGTTGAACAAGGAGCAGAGGTTGCCTTAAAATTTATTAGCCAAGTGGGGAAAGATGCCGTTGATATCTTTTCTCTCAAACTCACCGTCCTTTATGGCATTAAAGGCGTTGCGTCTTATACATTTCATGCTCATGAGTTAGGTCAAGATGATGAGGAAGTCTATCGCTTTACCCATCAGGCTCTCGCTGCATTGTCTGATACAACCTTAAACTTAGAACAGTGGGTCAACTTAGCCCTAGAGGTAGGAAAACAAAACCTACGGGCAATGGAACTTCTTGATACTGGACATACTCAAACTTATGGTCATCCTGTACCAACCACCGTTCCTCTCAATCCTAAACTGGGTAAAGCAATCTTAGTCTCGGGTCATGACATTCGACAGTTACCGGAAATTCTCAAGAAAACAGCAGGAACAGGAATTACCGTTTATACTCATGGAGAACTGTTACCGGCTCATGGCTATCCGAAACTAAAAGAGACCTATCCGCACCTTTACGGACATTATGGTACGGCGTGGCAAAACCAGACGAAAGATTTTGCTAAATTTCCTGGTGCCATTATTGTCACCACCAATTGTTTAATGCCTCCTCACGATCACTATACCGATAAACTCTTCAGTCTTGGTCCAGTGGGGTATCCTCATCTGAATCACTTACAAGAAGGTGAAGATGGCTTTCCAGACTTCTCACCAGTGATTGAAAAAGCATTGTCTTTACCTGGCTTTACAGAAACAGGAGTGCCAAAAACCGTAAAAGTTGGCTTTGGACATAATGCAGTTTTGAGTGTTGCTGACACAGTGATTAACGCGGTCAAAGAGGGGAAAATTCGACACTTTTTCTTAGTTGGCGGATGCGATGGTGCTAAACCAGGGCGAACTTACTACACTGAATTTGTGGAAAAAGTTCCAGAAGATTGTGTTGTTTTGACCCTCGCTTGTGGAAAGTTTCGTTTCTTTGATCAAAATTTGGGAGAAATTTCAGGCTTACCGCGCCTGATGGATGTTGGACAGTGCAATGATGCTTATTCGGCGATTCAAATTGCTCTTGCTCTTGCTGATGCTTTTGAAATGGATGTTAATGATCTTCCGCTCTCGATGATTTTATCGTGGTACGAACAAAAAGCGGTTGCTGTACTGTTAACTCTGCTTCATCTGGGCATTCAAAATATTCGCTTAGGTCCGACTCTCCCTGCGTTTATTTCCCCAAATGTTTTGAAACTTTTATCTGATAATTATGGCTTACAGGCAATTAAAACTCCTGAAGAAGATTTAGCTGCTTGTTTATCTCATTAA
- a CDS encoding iron ABC transporter permease — MSSLQRLSRNLLNRQPADTKIFSLPLLSPIGVAIALLVLLLIFISNLAFGAANIPLEEVTRAFFANEDSTEHLIIRTVRFPRSLIAAFVGAALAVSGAIMQGITRNPLASPSILGVNAGASFAVVVVTFLFQGGDLSLYVWFAFLGAAATAVTVYVLGSLGSGGLTAINLTVAGAALTAFLSSLTSGILIVSQQTLDQIRFWLAGSLAGRDLEVFWQVLPYLSVGLLLAFALGRQLTMLSLGEEVAKGLGQQTVLVKILAAVSVVLLAGSSVAIAGPIGFIGLVIPHITRVLIGVDYRWLLPYAAIFGSILLLCADLSGRLLFQPQEIPVGLVMPLIGAPFFIHLVQSQMKQKS; from the coding sequence TTGTCTTCTCTCCAACGATTATCAAGAAACTTGCTTAACCGTCAGCCTGCCGATACAAAAATTTTCTCTTTACCATTGCTCTCGCCAATTGGTGTAGCGATCGCGCTGTTGGTTTTGCTGCTAATTTTTATTAGTAATTTAGCTTTCGGCGCTGCGAACATTCCCTTAGAAGAAGTCACTCGCGCCTTTTTTGCGAATGAGGATTCAACGGAACATCTGATTATTCGCACCGTTCGCTTCCCGCGATCGCTGATTGCTGCTTTTGTCGGTGCTGCCCTTGCCGTTTCTGGTGCAATCATGCAGGGAATTACTCGCAATCCCTTAGCCTCTCCTAGCATTTTAGGCGTTAATGCAGGTGCGTCTTTCGCCGTTGTTGTTGTCACCTTTCTGTTTCAAGGGGGAGACCTCAGCCTATATGTTTGGTTTGCGTTTCTGGGCGCAGCAGCAACTGCAGTCACTGTTTATGTTTTGGGATCGCTTGGATCGGGAGGCTTAACCGCTATTAACTTAACGGTTGCTGGGGCTGCCCTCACCGCCTTTTTAAGTTCTCTCACCAGTGGAATTTTAATTGTCTCTCAGCAAACCTTAGATCAAATTCGGTTTTGGCTTGCTGGTTCGCTTGCAGGACGCGATCTAGAAGTCTTTTGGCAAGTTCTCCCCTACTTGAGTGTGGGCTTGCTACTGGCTTTCGCTTTGGGCAGACAATTAACGATGCTTTCTCTTGGTGAAGAGGTGGCAAAGGGGTTAGGACAACAAACGGTATTGGTTAAGATCCTCGCTGCGGTGAGTGTGGTGTTATTAGCTGGCTCTAGTGTCGCGATCGCGGGTCCGATTGGCTTTATTGGTTTGGTTATCCCTCATATCACTCGCGTCCTGATTGGAGTCGATTATCGCTGGCTGTTGCCCTATGCTGCAATTTTCGGCTCTATTTTACTTCTCTGCGCTGATTTATCGGGTCGTCTCTTATTTCAACCCCAAGAGATTCCAGTGGGGTTAGTCATGCCTCTAATCGGTGCGCCCTTTTTCATTCATCTGGTGCAATCGCAAATGAAACAAAAATCATAA